The genomic interval CGCGGATGATGGTCACCCGGTCACACAGCGCCTCCACCTCGGACAGGATGTGGCTCGACAGCAGAACGGTGGCGCCGCGCTCCCGCGCCTCCTTGGTGCATTCGCGAAACACCTGCTCCATCAAGGGATCCAGACCCGAGGTCGGTTCGTCGAGCAGCAGCAACGGCACATCGGAGGCGAACGCCGAGACCAGGGCGACTTTCTGCCGGTTGCCTTTGGAGTAGGTGCGCGCCTTCTTGCGCGGGTCCAGATCGAAACGTTCGATCAGCTCGGCGCGGCGCCGGGTGTCGATGCCACCGCGCATGCGGGCCATCAGATCGATGGTCTCGCCGCCCGACAGCGACGGCCACAGCGTGACATCGCCTGGTACATAAGCGATGTCGCGATGCAGGCGAACCGCGTCGGACCACGGGTCGCGCCCGAAGAGACCGGCGCGGCCGGAGCTGGCGCGCAGAATCCCGAGCAGAATGCGGATGGTGGTGGATTTGCCGGCCCCGTTCGGGCCGAGGAAGCCATGGATCTCGCCCTCGGTGACCGACAGATTCAACCCGTCGAGAGCGGTGACGTGACCGAAGGTCTTGACCAGATCGTGGACTTCGATGACCTCGGACATCGGTCCTCCTATTACGTTGATTCAGGTGGTAGCACCGTGTCCAGCACGCTGGAATCGGTGAGCAGGCCCTGGGTGTAGAACTCCAGGGCGGGTGGCGTGAGCTCATCGGTGAGATCACGAATCGCTGTGCGGAAGTCGAGTTTGCCGTCGCGCTGCTCGCGCAGCTGCGTCCACAGCAGGGTGGCGCCGATGTTGAGCAGCATCAGATATCTGGCCCGGGCCGCGGGGTCGCGGCTGGGCTTGATGGTGCCCGCCTCGACGGCGGTCTGGATGTAGACCTCGGCATCGGAGACCATGTGCTCGAACAGGGATTCAGCGAGGGGACCGCCGGCCTGCAGGCTGCGCACCATGTAGGCCACCAGCGGGCCGTATTCCTCGACCTCGGACAGCGCCGCCAGCATGCCCTTGCCGACGTTCTCGGCGGTGATCGTCTGAATCTTCTTGTCCCGGGTCAGCTGCAGCACCCGCTCGTCGCATGCGGCGCGCAGGCCCTCCTTGGAGCCGAAGTGATGGTTCACCAACCCGGGCGAGACACCGGCGGCGGCAGCGATCACGCGGACGCCGACGCCGAACCCTTGTTCGCCGAACACCTCGATCGCGGTATCACGGATACGGGCCGCGGTCGACAGGTCCGAGATCTTCACGGCGGGGGCGGGTCTTTCCGGAACGGGCTGTTGGCTAAACACATGTTCAATATACTAAACACTCGTTCAATGGTGTGACAAGGGTTTCGAAGCGTTTGGCGGGAAGTATCGGCGGCTATCGTCGGAAACATGACTACGGGCGGTTCGACTACGGCAGATCACCTACGCGCGGCCCTGGATGGGCCCTGGGCGGCGGTCCGGGAGGAAGCCCGGATCCAGCTCGCCGACGACCGGTTCACCGGCGACCCCAACCTCGACTACAAGGCCGCCCGGGCCCGCGTGCTCGACCAGATGAAGGCCATCGCGGGCATGGGTCTCGCTGAGCGCGGTTTCCGGCGGGAGAACGGCGGCACCAGCGAGCCCGGCGCGGCGGTCACCGGGCTGGAGATGCTGGCCTACGCCGATCTGTCGCTGTGGGTGAAAGCCGGTGTGCAGTGGGGGCTTTTCGGTGGCGCGGTGGAGAACCTCGGCACCGAACGGCACCGTGACTACATCACCCGATTGCTGTCGCTGGATTTGCTCGGCTGCTTCGCGATGACCGAATCCGGGCACGGCAGCGACGTGGCCAATCTCGAGACCACCGCGACCTACGACCCGGCCACCCAGGAATTCGTGATCCACACCCCGACCCCCTCGGCGCGCAAGGATTACATCGGCGGAGCCGCCGAGCACGCCCGCGTAGCCGCGGTGTTCGCGCAGTTGATCACGCAGAACGAGAACCGGGGCGTGCACTGCCTGCTCGTGCCGATCCGGGACGAACACGGGGCGGATCTGCCGGGCGTCACCACCTATGACGACGGACTCAAGGGCGGATTGCCCGGTGTGGACAATGGCCGCATCGTCTTCGACCAGGTGCGAATTCCGCGAGAGAACTTGCTGAATCGCTACGCCGATGTGGCTCCGGACGGGGCATACTCCTCCGACATCGAGAATCCGAGCCGGCGCTTCTTCACCACGCTCGGCACCCTCGTACGCGGGCGCGTCAGCGTCGGCGGGGCCGCGGCGGCCGGGGCTCGCGTCGCGTTGAGCATCGCGGTGCGGTACGCGTTGAAACGACGTCAGTTCTCCGATCCCGACAGCGGCGCGGAAACCCTCCTGCTGGATTACCGCAGCCATCAGCGCCGGTTGCTGCCGCTGGTCGCGAAGTCGTGGGCGCTGGCCTTCGCGCAGAACGACCTGGTGCGGCGCATGCATCTGGTGCAGACCGGCCAGGATCTCGATCCCAGCGCGCAGCGGGCGCTGGAGAAGCGCGCCGCGGGCCTGAAGGTCGCCCAGACCCGGCACGCCACCCGCGCGATCCAGGAATGCCGCGAAGCCTGCGGCGGCGCGGGCTATCTCACCGAGAACCGGCTCGTCACCCTGAAGGCCGACACCGATGTGTTCACCACGTTCGAAGGTGACAACGTGGTGCTGACGCAGCTGGTGGCCAAGGAACTGCTCACCTCCTACTCCGACGAGATTCGCGATCTCGACGCGCTCGGGTGGGTCCGTTTCGCGGCCACCATGGCCGGGGATGTGGTGCGCAAGCGCTCCGGCGTACGCCAGATGATCCAGACGCTCAGCGACCGCAACGGGGAGACCGTCGACGAGGCCGACCTCTCCCGGCGCTCGGTGCAGCTGAAGTTGTTCGCCGACCGCGAGGACTATCTCGTGCGCACCGCGGCGCATCGACTTCGGGCCCGCGCCGCGGACACCGGGCCGTTCGAGGCGTTCAACAACGCGCAGGACCACATCCTCGCGGCCGGAACCGCGCATATCGATCGGCTCGTGCTGGAGGCGTTCATCGACGGCATCGCCGACATCGAGGATCCGGAAGCACGGGCGCTGGCCGAGGACGTCTGCGATCTGTACGTGTACTCGCTGCTCGAGGAGCACACGGCCTGGTTCATCATGCACCGGTTCATGTCCGTCGAGCGAGCGAAGGCGGTGCGCCGGGGCGTCAACGAACTGGTCGACCGTTTGCGGCCGCACGCGCTGACCCTCATCGAAGCGCTGGGCGTGCCGGAGGGGATGCTCCGGGCGGCGCTGCTCGAGGACGCCAGCGTTTTCGAACGGGCCTGACCGGCAAGGGAACCCAGGGTGCGGCCCCGCCGGGGTCGCACCCTTTCGCTACGGCCCCAGCAGATCCCACCGATTCCCGGCGATATCCAGGAAAACCGCGACGCGCCCGTAAGGTTCGCGCCGGGGTTCGGTCACGAATCGCACACCGGCGGCGGCCATCCGGTCATAGGTGACCTGGAAATCATCCACCCGCAGAAAGAAACCGACCCGGCCCGCGGCCTGCTGCCCGACCGCGCCGGCCTGCGCTTCCCCGTCGGCGCGGGCGAGCAGAATGCCGGTCGCCGCCGCCGGCGGCCGCACCACCACCCACCGCTTCGCCCGGCCGTCGTTGGTGAAAGACGGTGTGTCCTCGACCAATTCGAATCCGAGCGCGTCGACGAAGAACGCGATCGCGGGGTCGTAGTCGGGCACGATGATCGTCGCCAGTTCGATGCGCACGACCCGACCGTAGTACTCCGGTCCGAGGCGTTGCGGTACTCCGGTCCGATGTGATCGCGGGCCCGACGTTTCTACCGTCGGGTCATGCGATTGCGCGTCTTCACTGTTCCGCTCTGCACCGCCGCCGTGCTCCTGTCCGCCTGCACCACGAGCACGGCCGAACCCGCCTCGGCATCGATCGCCGCGCGAATGGACACCGTGCGCGGCGACCTCGACGCGGCGGTCCGCTCGGGGGCGGTCGGGGCCGTCGCCACACTCACCGACAACGGCGCCACCGCCGTCTCCACCTCCGGCCTCGCCGATATCGCCACGGGCACAGCGATTTCCGCGGATGTCCCCCAGCATGTCCGGATCGGCAGCGTCACCAAGACCTTCACGGCCGCGATCGCGCTCCAGCTGGTAGCGGAGAACAGGATCGATCTCGACCGGCCGATCGGCACGTATCTGCCGGGCCTTCTGGCCGGTGACGGCGTGGACGGAAACGCGATCACCGTTCGCCAGATCCTGGGGCATCGGAGCGGACTGCCCGAGCCGAC from Nocardia goodfellowii carries:
- a CDS encoding TetR/AcrR family transcriptional regulator, with amino-acid sequence MKISDLSTAARIRDTAIEVFGEQGFGVGVRVIAAAAGVSPGLVNHHFGSKEGLRAACDERVLQLTRDKKIQTITAENVGKGMLAALSEVEEYGPLVAYMVRSLQAGGPLAESLFEHMVSDAEVYIQTAVEAGTIKPSRDPAARARYLMLLNIGATLLWTQLREQRDGKLDFRTAIRDLTDELTPPALEFYTQGLLTDSSVLDTVLPPEST
- a CDS encoding acyl-CoA dehydrogenase family protein, with protein sequence MTTGGSTTADHLRAALDGPWAAVREEARIQLADDRFTGDPNLDYKAARARVLDQMKAIAGMGLAERGFRRENGGTSEPGAAVTGLEMLAYADLSLWVKAGVQWGLFGGAVENLGTERHRDYITRLLSLDLLGCFAMTESGHGSDVANLETTATYDPATQEFVIHTPTPSARKDYIGGAAEHARVAAVFAQLITQNENRGVHCLLVPIRDEHGADLPGVTTYDDGLKGGLPGVDNGRIVFDQVRIPRENLLNRYADVAPDGAYSSDIENPSRRFFTTLGTLVRGRVSVGGAAAAGARVALSIAVRYALKRRQFSDPDSGAETLLLDYRSHQRRLLPLVAKSWALAFAQNDLVRRMHLVQTGQDLDPSAQRALEKRAAGLKVAQTRHATRAIQECREACGGAGYLTENRLVTLKADTDVFTTFEGDNVVLTQLVAKELLTSYSDEIRDLDALGWVRFAATMAGDVVRKRSGVRQMIQTLSDRNGETVDEADLSRRSVQLKLFADREDYLVRTAAHRLRARAADTGPFEAFNNAQDHILAAGTAHIDRLVLEAFIDGIADIEDPEARALAEDVCDLYVYSLLEEHTAWFIMHRFMSVERAKAVRRGVNELVDRLRPHALTLIEALGVPEGMLRAALLEDASVFERA
- a CDS encoding VOC family protein, whose amino-acid sequence is MRIELATIIVPDYDPAIAFFVDALGFELVEDTPSFTNDGRAKRWVVVRPPAAATGILLARADGEAQAGAVGQQAAGRVGFFLRVDDFQVTYDRMAAAGVRFVTEPRREPYGRVAVFLDIAGNRWDLLGP
- a CDS encoding ABC transporter ATP-binding protein, which encodes MSEVIEVHDLVKTFGHVTALDGLNLSVTEGEIHGFLGPNGAGKSTTIRILLGILRASSGRAGLFGRDPWSDAVRLHRDIAYVPGDVTLWPSLSGGETIDLMARMRGGIDTRRRAELIERFDLDPRKKARTYSKGNRQKVALVSAFASDVPLLLLDEPTSGLDPLMEQVFRECTKEARERGATVLLSSHILSEVEALCDRVTIIRAGRTVESGSLSDMRHLSHTAITAELLGDPGDLSRIPGVEDIERDGATLRCQVDGEHLGELIRVLGDTGVRSLTSAPPTLEELFLRHYHVDGEVPAGRTSGEKVRA